The proteins below are encoded in one region of Mycobacterium pseudokansasii:
- a CDS encoding NAD(P)/FAD-dependent oxidoreductase, producing MAIHIVIVGGSFGGLTAAFELRHHLDPDQVKITLISKNSRFVFIPSLPWVAIGRRNVDEISFALAPVLARKYVDFVCDSVERIDAAKKTVSTGAGDYRYDFLVVATGHRSANEKVPGLGPFDGPGHSLMSAPEAEELNEAIAHLLHQPGPVVVAAAPGASCIGPAYEFAFEIDHLLRRRRLRHQVPITFVTPEPFLGHMGMGGAGAIRQMLEGALDERDIPYQTSAAVTGIGVDAVEVAGSGSIPSALSMVIPPLAGVAAVANSPGLANPNGFVPVDERYRHPDADGVYAIGVATAMPPVAPTPVPVNFPKTGDMTEQMATVAAADIVARITGGEATVAELRARCVMDMGDEGIYMSVDPVRPPRDTIPTISKGRRWLWAKRAFERTYLFTARHGRRVPTALGW from the coding sequence ATGGCTATCCATATCGTGATCGTCGGGGGATCTTTCGGGGGACTGACCGCTGCTTTCGAACTGCGTCACCACTTGGATCCGGACCAGGTAAAGATCACCCTCATCTCGAAGAACAGCCGGTTCGTCTTCATCCCGTCGCTGCCCTGGGTGGCGATCGGACGCCGCAACGTGGACGAGATCTCCTTCGCGCTCGCGCCCGTGCTCGCGCGCAAGTACGTCGACTTTGTGTGCGACAGTGTTGAACGCATCGACGCGGCGAAGAAGACGGTCAGCACCGGTGCAGGCGACTATCGCTACGACTTCCTGGTGGTGGCCACCGGGCACCGCAGCGCCAACGAGAAGGTGCCGGGCCTGGGACCCTTCGACGGCCCGGGACATTCACTGATGTCGGCACCGGAGGCCGAAGAACTCAACGAGGCGATCGCCCACCTGCTACACCAACCCGGACCCGTCGTCGTCGCGGCCGCACCGGGAGCAAGCTGCATCGGCCCGGCCTACGAATTCGCGTTCGAAATCGACCATCTGCTGCGACGCCGGCGATTGCGGCACCAGGTGCCGATCACCTTCGTCACCCCCGAGCCATTTCTGGGGCACATGGGCATGGGCGGTGCGGGGGCCATCCGCCAGATGCTGGAAGGCGCACTGGACGAACGCGATATCCCGTACCAAACCTCGGCCGCGGTGACCGGCATTGGTGTCGACGCGGTCGAGGTGGCTGGGTCAGGGTCGATCCCGTCGGCGCTGTCGATGGTGATTCCACCCCTTGCCGGAGTTGCGGCGGTCGCGAACAGCCCCGGCTTGGCCAACCCCAATGGCTTCGTCCCCGTCGACGAGCGCTACCGGCATCCGGATGCCGACGGCGTCTACGCGATCGGCGTCGCGACAGCCATGCCACCGGTCGCCCCGACACCCGTGCCGGTCAATTTCCCCAAGACCGGAGACATGACCGAGCAGATGGCCACGGTTGCTGCCGCAGACATCGTCGCCAGAATCACCGGCGGCGAGGCAACGGTTGCCGAACTTCGCGCGCGCTGCGTGATGGATATGGGCGATGAAGGCATCTACATGTCCGTCGACCCCGTCCGGCCACCCCGCGACACGATCCCCACGATCTCGAAGGGGCGCCGCTGGTTGTGGGCGAAGCGAGCGTTCGAACGCACTTACCTATTCACCGCCCGGCACGGCCGGCGGGTCCCTACCGCGTTGGGCTGGTGA
- a CDS encoding aminotransferase class V-fold PLP-dependent enzyme encodes MGRPAGKGHESGRRAGTESALLATGLGQACALAQDLTAMARVRVLRDRLWQALHETYGSRVVLNGHPHHRLPNTVNVGFIGHVGADILAGLPGVAASTGSACHSGLVALSPVLAAMGVPKEVGIGAIRFSLGRPTTAAEVDATIASIAELPDLST; translated from the coding sequence TTGGGCAGGCCGGCCGGCAAGGGCCATGAGAGCGGACGCCGCGCCGGCACCGAAAGCGCACTGCTTGCCACCGGGCTGGGCCAAGCCTGCGCCTTGGCCCAGGACCTCACCGCCATGGCCAGGGTGCGCGTGCTGCGTGATCGCCTTTGGCAGGCACTGCATGAGACGTACGGCAGTCGGGTGGTGCTCAACGGTCATCCGCATCATCGGTTGCCCAACACTGTCAACGTCGGCTTCATCGGTCATGTCGGGGCCGACATTCTCGCCGGGTTGCCCGGTGTCGCGGCGTCGACAGGTTCGGCCTGCCATTCCGGCCTCGTGGCACTGTCGCCGGTGCTCGCCGCGATGGGCGTCCCCAAAGAGGTTGGCATCGGGGCGATCCGGTTCAGCCTGGGCCGACCGACAACCGCAGCCGAAGTCGATGCGACCATCGCGTCGATTGCCGAACTGCCGGACCTGTCGACGTGA
- a CDS encoding DsrE/DsrF/TusD sulfur relay family protein → MKYLFVLHDPPYGTERTYNGIRWARSLLDSDPSDQVRVFNFADAVISVTAGQRVPPGYYNLAAMTAALVEKGGVIGNCGACMDARGLPDDRLIEGAHRSTMAELADWTAWADQVINV, encoded by the coding sequence ATGAAGTACCTATTCGTCCTGCACGATCCGCCGTATGGCACCGAGCGCACCTATAACGGCATCCGATGGGCGCGCAGCTTGCTGGATTCCGACCCGTCCGACCAGGTGCGGGTGTTCAACTTCGCCGACGCGGTCATCTCGGTCACCGCCGGTCAGCGCGTCCCCCCGGGCTATTACAACCTCGCAGCGATGACCGCGGCGCTCGTCGAGAAGGGAGGGGTGATCGGCAATTGCGGCGCGTGCATGGACGCACGCGGCTTGCCCGACGACCGGCTGATCGAAGGCGCCCACCGCTCCACGATGGCCGAGCTGGCCGACTGGACCGCCTGGGCCGACCAGGTCATCAACGTCTGA
- a CDS encoding class I SAM-dependent methyltransferase, whose product MALTAPARRYLSSQAARPRGAFGRLLGRIWRTETAGVNRVAVEILAPAPGERICEIGFGPGRTLGHLAAAGAEVIGVEVSPTMIAIATRHNAKAIAAGLISLYQSDGITLPVADRSLDKVLSVHNFYFWPDPRASLADIARVLRPGGRLVLTSLSDDLPLAGRFDPVIYRVPTTDDTVAWLRAAGFVDVCIERRSDHPAVVWFTATAT is encoded by the coding sequence ATGGCCCTCACAGCACCGGCCCGACGGTACCTGTCCAGTCAGGCGGCGCGGCCCCGCGGTGCATTCGGTCGCCTACTGGGACGGATTTGGCGAACCGAGACCGCCGGCGTCAATCGCGTCGCCGTCGAGATCCTGGCGCCAGCACCGGGTGAGCGCATCTGCGAGATCGGCTTTGGCCCCGGCCGAACCCTTGGGCACCTCGCCGCCGCCGGCGCCGAGGTGATCGGCGTCGAAGTTTCCCCGACCATGATCGCAATCGCCACCCGACATAACGCGAAAGCCATTGCCGCCGGGCTCATTTCGCTCTATCAAAGCGATGGAATAACCCTGCCGGTTGCTGACCGCAGCCTGGACAAGGTGCTCAGCGTGCACAACTTCTACTTCTGGCCGGATCCCCGCGCCAGCCTTGCCGACATCGCTCGGGTACTGCGGCCGGGCGGCCGACTCGTCCTGACCTCCCTGTCCGATGACCTACCGCTCGCAGGGCGTTTCGACCCCGTGATCTACCGCGTGCCCACCACTGACGACACGGTGGCGTGGCTCCGCGCCGCCGGCTTTGTCGACGTCTGCATCGAGCGCAGGTCGGACCATCCGGCGGTTGTATGGTTCACGGCGACTGCGACGTGA
- a CDS encoding DUF7159 family protein, producing the protein MDVVLGISMAPAAVRMSLVEGQDGDGLIVEEDTFPVGPDPSTNSAPDQVIAAILGTREGAVEAGLRLSSVGVTCPDDTSAAALRDALAAHKLDNVMLVSAFLAAAALGQAVGGAVGYDRTAVLFVEPDMATLAVVDTADGSVSEVRRQLLSQDDDTAVAEVVDLVAGVESMPSGPDGVYVVGTGVDVSLIKPALDAATSLTVSVPEEDEMALARGAALASGNAPLFASSTAALAYAQDLPDPDLLRDEFVAGSVPDDSADRRSALLIGSAVAVIAIAAVVALEVALAINIRPTVALLPKPSENHLVTPPEPAPAPPQVAAAPQPKIDLPRPAGAPRAASPQPPAPLPAASVPEAPVLPALPVPVLPAPEVPIRQAAPARDPAVVVPPLLPILVPPVLATGPETLLRPPVPKAPAQVPRPQPQAPAPGVQVPASPPRVGSPGPRKPVRQPPPALRPSPKPGHSPGGGGAGVPGRGGLFGGGPGGKGPVGGKGPVGGKGPFGGGGHGGGGHGGFGGGHGPK; encoded by the coding sequence TTGGACGTTGTACTTGGCATTTCGATGGCACCGGCCGCGGTTCGGATGTCGTTGGTCGAAGGCCAAGACGGTGACGGCCTGATCGTCGAAGAAGACACCTTCCCCGTCGGCCCGGACCCGTCCACCAATAGCGCACCCGACCAGGTGATCGCCGCGATTCTGGGCACCAGGGAGGGCGCGGTCGAGGCCGGCTTGCGACTTTCCTCCGTCGGCGTGACGTGCCCCGACGACACGTCGGCTGCGGCACTGCGCGACGCACTGGCCGCCCACAAGCTCGACAACGTCATGCTGGTTTCGGCGTTTCTGGCTGCGGCCGCGTTGGGGCAGGCGGTCGGCGGCGCCGTCGGCTACGACCGGACGGCGGTGTTGTTCGTCGAACCGGACATGGCGACGTTGGCGGTGGTGGACACCGCCGACGGGTCGGTCAGCGAGGTGCGCCGGCAGCTGCTTTCCCAGGACGACGACACGGCGGTGGCCGAGGTGGTCGACCTGGTCGCCGGCGTCGAGTCGATGCCGTCCGGTCCCGACGGTGTCTACGTGGTGGGCACGGGCGTCGACGTTTCCCTGATCAAACCCGCGCTCGACGCGGCGACGTCGCTGACGGTAAGCGTGCCGGAGGAAGACGAGATGGCCCTGGCTCGGGGTGCGGCGCTGGCGTCGGGCAACGCGCCGTTGTTCGCTTCTTCCACCGCGGCTCTGGCCTATGCGCAGGATCTGCCCGATCCCGACCTTCTTCGCGATGAGTTCGTCGCAGGCTCCGTGCCCGACGACTCTGCCGACCGCCGGTCGGCCCTGTTGATCGGCAGTGCGGTCGCGGTGATCGCCATCGCCGCGGTGGTGGCGCTCGAAGTTGCCCTGGCGATCAACATCCGTCCGACCGTCGCCTTGCTGCCCAAACCCAGCGAGAACCATCTCGTCACGCCGCCGGAGCCTGCTCCCGCGCCCCCGCAGGTCGCGGCGGCTCCGCAGCCGAAGATCGACCTGCCGCGACCCGCTGGGGCACCCCGAGCCGCAAGCCCGCAACCGCCGGCTCCATTGCCTGCGGCCTCTGTCCCGGAGGCTCCGGTTCTACCGGCGTTACCGGTGCCGGTGTTGCCGGCTCCGGAGGTTCCGATTCGGCAGGCTGCGCCGGCGCGTGATCCGGCGGTCGTGGTGCCGCCCCTGCTGCCGATCCTGGTGCCCCCGGTCCTTGCGACTGGTCCCGAGACGCTGCTGCGCCCGCCGGTGCCAAAGGCCCCGGCGCAAGTGCCCCGGCCCCAACCGCAAGCGCCTGCGCCGGGCGTTCAGGTTCCGGCGTCGCCGCCCCGAGTCGGGAGCCCGGGTCCGCGCAAGCCGGTCCGACAACCTCCTCCGGCCTTGAGGCCGTCACCTAAACCGGGGCATAGCCCCGGTGGTGGTGGTGCCGGTGTCCCCGGTCGAGGCGGGCTGTTCGGCGGCGGCCCAGGCGGCAAGGGGCCGGTCGGTGGTAAGGGTCCGGTCGGCGGTAAGGGTCCCTTCGGTGGCGGCGGCCACGGCGGTGGCGGCCACGGCGGCTTCGGCGGCGGGCACGGACCCAAATAG
- a CDS encoding TetR/AcrR family transcriptional regulator: MQQQRTSRDKLLDGALTCLRERGYSNTSSRDIARAAGMNVASINYHFGSKGALLDDALGRCFTTWNERVRDAFDQSAATGPAEQIRAVLEATVDSFEQIRPAVYACVESYAPAVRSAVLRERLAAGYADVRQHSVDLARAALANTGFKPPGNLAAIVSVLMAVIDGLMIQWIADPSATPRSAEVLQALVDIGNVTSQSP, from the coding sequence GTGCAACAGCAGCGAACGAGCCGCGACAAACTGCTGGACGGTGCTCTTACCTGCCTGCGCGAACGCGGTTACAGCAACACCAGTTCGCGGGACATCGCGCGTGCCGCGGGGATGAACGTCGCGTCGATCAATTACCACTTCGGCAGCAAAGGGGCTCTGCTCGACGACGCACTCGGCCGCTGCTTTACCACCTGGAACGAGCGGGTCCGGGACGCGTTCGATCAGTCCGCAGCCACCGGTCCCGCCGAACAGATCCGGGCTGTTCTGGAAGCCACCGTCGATTCGTTCGAGCAGATTCGTCCCGCTGTCTACGCATGCGTCGAGTCCTACGCGCCGGCGGTGCGCTCAGCGGTGCTCCGGGAGCGCCTTGCTGCCGGATATGCCGACGTACGTCAACATTCGGTCGATCTAGCTCGCGCTGCTCTCGCGAACACCGGGTTCAAACCACCCGGGAACCTCGCCGCCATCGTCTCGGTTCTGATGGCCGTCATCGATGGCCTCATGATCCAGTGGATCGCCGACCCGTCGGCCACCCCGCGATCGGCGGAGGTACTGCAAGCACTGGTCGACATCGGCAACGTCACGTCGCAGTCGCCGTGA
- a CDS encoding ArsR/SmtB family transcription factor yields the protein MTRQSDRKAVLFEQIARVGKALGNGRRLQILDLLAQGERTVEAIATATGMNLTTASANLQALKSGGLVEARRDGTRQYYRLAGDDVARLFTLVQAVADAHLADVAVAAAAALGSPEDAITRTELLRRRDAGEVTLVDVRPREEYYAGHIPGAINIPVAELADRLAELPADRDVVAYCRGAYCVMAPDAVRIAHAAGRAVKRLDDGMLEWRLAGLPIDEGAPVAS from the coding sequence ATGACAAGGCAATCCGATCGCAAGGCGGTGCTGTTCGAGCAGATCGCGCGGGTGGGTAAGGCGCTGGGCAATGGCCGGCGACTGCAGATCCTGGACCTGCTGGCTCAGGGGGAGCGCACCGTCGAAGCGATCGCAACGGCGACCGGGATGAATCTGACCACCGCATCGGCGAATCTGCAGGCGCTCAAGAGCGGTGGACTCGTCGAAGCCCGTCGCGACGGGACGCGTCAGTACTACCGGTTGGCCGGGGACGACGTGGCGAGGTTGTTCACGCTGGTGCAGGCCGTCGCCGATGCGCATCTGGCCGATGTGGCGGTCGCGGCGGCGGCAGCCCTCGGTTCGCCCGAGGATGCCATCACCCGTACCGAACTGCTGCGCCGCCGTGACGCCGGTGAGGTGACGCTCGTCGACGTGCGACCGCGTGAGGAGTATTACGCCGGGCACATCCCCGGCGCTATCAACATTCCGGTAGCCGAACTGGCCGACCGGCTCGCTGAACTACCGGCCGATCGTGACGTCGTCGCTTACTGTCGCGGCGCCTACTGCGTCATGGCCCCCGACGCGGTCCGGATCGCTCATGCAGCGGGCCGGGCGGTAAAGCGACTCGACGACGGCATGCTCGAATGGCGCTTGGCCGGATTGCCGATCGACGAGGGTGCGCCAGTGGCGAGCTGA
- a CDS encoding UDP-glucose dehydrogenase family protein has translation MRCSVFGTGYLGATHAVGMAELGHQVVGVDIDPGKVAKLAGGDIPFYEPGLRKLLRDNLAAGRLQFTTDYDMAAEFADVHFLGVGTPQKRGEYGADLCHVHAVIDTLVPRLSRASVLIGKSTVPVGTATELGRRAAALAPPNVAVEIAWNPEFLREGFAVHDTMNPDRIVLGVQDDSIRAEAAVRELYGPLLDAGIPLLVTDLQTAELVKVSANAFLATKISFINAISEVCEAAGADVSLLADALGYDPRIGRQCLTAGLGFGGGCLPKDIRAFMARAGELGANQALTFLREVDSINMRRRTRMVELATIACGGSLLGANIAVLGAAFKPESDDVRDSPALNVAGQLQLNGAAVNVYDPKALDNANRVFPTLNYAVSVAEACERADAVLVLTEWREFVDLDPDDLANRVRARVIVDGRNCLDVARWERSGWRVFRLGSRRLDR, from the coding sequence ATGCGATGCAGCGTTTTCGGCACCGGCTATCTGGGCGCCACCCACGCCGTCGGCATGGCGGAGCTGGGGCACCAGGTCGTGGGGGTCGATATCGATCCGGGCAAGGTCGCCAAGCTGGCCGGCGGTGACATTCCGTTCTACGAGCCCGGTTTACGAAAGCTGTTGCGCGACAATCTGGCTGCTGGCCGGCTGCAATTCACCACCGACTATGACATGGCCGCCGAGTTCGCCGACGTGCATTTTCTCGGCGTCGGAACACCGCAGAAGCGAGGTGAATACGGTGCGGACCTGTGCCATGTCCATGCCGTGATCGACACGCTGGTACCGCGTCTGAGCAGGGCGTCGGTCCTGATCGGCAAGTCGACGGTCCCGGTTGGGACCGCCACCGAGCTGGGCCGTCGGGCCGCCGCGCTGGCGCCGCCGAATGTGGCCGTTGAAATCGCGTGGAACCCGGAGTTCCTGCGCGAGGGCTTCGCAGTCCACGACACCATGAATCCGGATCGCATTGTGCTTGGTGTGCAGGATGATTCGATACGCGCTGAAGCGGCGGTCCGCGAACTGTACGGCCCGCTGCTGGACGCCGGGATACCGTTATTGGTGACCGATCTGCAGACCGCAGAGCTGGTCAAGGTATCCGCCAATGCCTTTCTGGCAACCAAGATCTCATTCATTAACGCGATCTCCGAAGTTTGCGAAGCTGCGGGCGCCGATGTGAGTTTGTTAGCCGACGCGCTTGGATACGACCCTCGCATCGGACGCCAATGCCTCACCGCCGGTTTGGGTTTCGGTGGCGGATGCCTGCCCAAGGACATCCGCGCGTTCATGGCCCGCGCCGGCGAACTCGGTGCCAACCAGGCGCTGACGTTCCTGCGCGAAGTAGACAGCATCAACATGCGCCGGCGCACTCGCATGGTCGAGCTGGCAACAATTGCGTGCGGTGGTTCGCTGCTGGGTGCCAACATCGCCGTGCTCGGCGCGGCATTCAAGCCCGAATCCGACGACGTGCGCGACTCGCCGGCGCTCAACGTCGCGGGCCAGCTGCAGCTCAACGGTGCTGCGGTCAACGTGTACGACCCGAAGGCCCTCGACAACGCAAACCGGGTGTTCCCCACCCTGAACTACGCGGTTTCGGTTGCGGAGGCATGTGAGCGCGCCGACGCCGTGCTGGTGCTTACCGAATGGCGTGAGTTCGTCGACCTCGATCCCGACGATCTGGCCAACCGAGTGCGGGCCCGCGTTATTGTCGACGGCCGCAACTGCCTCGACGTCGCCCGCTGGGAGCGCTCGGGCTGGCGGGTGTTTCGCCTCGGTTCACGGCGATTGGACCGCTGA
- the mddA gene encoding methanethiol S-methyltransferase produces the protein MSRLLIVGYGAICYVVFLAAFLYAIGFVGNLVVPRTIDNGVTAPTLAALAVDIVLLALFAVPHSVMARPAFKRWWTRLIPATIERSTYVLVSSLLLLLLFWQWRSMPTTIWNVGWPPGRVALQTLFWLGWIIVLTSTFMINHFDLFGLRQVYLASRERSYSAVEFRTHLLYRLVRHPIMLGFIVAFWATPTMTVGHLLFAVATTAYILIAVPIEEHDLSRSLGDDYRKYRDRVPMLIPGIRLPKQRSSADTGPR, from the coding sequence ATGTCAAGGCTGCTGATAGTCGGCTACGGAGCGATCTGCTATGTGGTCTTCCTGGCGGCATTTCTGTACGCGATCGGTTTCGTGGGAAACCTTGTCGTGCCACGCACGATCGACAACGGCGTCACAGCGCCTACCCTCGCGGCGCTTGCGGTCGACATCGTTCTGCTTGCCCTGTTCGCCGTGCCGCACAGTGTTATGGCACGACCGGCGTTCAAGCGGTGGTGGACACGGCTGATCCCGGCGACGATCGAGCGCAGCACCTATGTGCTGGTGTCGAGCCTGCTGCTGCTTCTTCTGTTCTGGCAATGGCGCTCCATGCCCACCACCATCTGGAATGTCGGCTGGCCGCCCGGGCGCGTTGCGCTACAAACATTGTTCTGGCTCGGCTGGATCATCGTGCTCACATCGACATTCATGATCAACCATTTCGACCTGTTCGGACTGCGACAGGTCTACCTGGCGTCACGAGAACGCTCGTACAGTGCAGTCGAATTCCGCACCCACCTGCTCTATCGGCTGGTGCGGCATCCGATCATGCTGGGCTTCATCGTGGCATTCTGGGCCACACCGACGATGACCGTCGGCCATCTGTTGTTCGCGGTAGCGACAACTGCCTACATTTTGATCGCCGTGCCGATCGAAGAGCATGATCTGAGCCGATCGCTGGGCGATGACTACCGGAAGTACCGCGATCGCGTACCCATGCTCATTCCTGGGATTCGCTTGCCCAAGCAACGCTCTAGCGCCGACACCGGTCCCCGGTGA
- a CDS encoding DUF7159 family protein codes for MFAVTYPRRCKRLYGGALDTVLGVSMAPNAVRMVLVEGENGDGALVDQDEFDVSGDGDGATVSAAQQVVSAILGTREGASEGGYQLASTGVTWRDPAQAAALREALANQKIEKVVLVSAFLAAAALAQAVGNETNYAHTALLFIEPETATLAVVDSADGSIADIQRQLLSDDDDTAVAQLTELVSSAESLETHPDAIFVVGSGVDIPMIKPALETATALPVTAAEEPDTALARGAALASANTPLFVSSTAALAYAQDPGTGALDPYRLDAAYFNDVSDSVETGEGPLAYSAVPDSVVPDSAVPDDQPERKPFPVLASIVTSIFVIGVAALALSLAVSIRSSTDVKPDPGHNVVTPSAPAPAAHAPAPTPQAPAPAPQAPAPAPAPQAPAPAPQEPAPAPQAPAPAPQEPAPAPRAPAPAPPPAPVPEAPAPAPAPVPIPVPVQIPVPIFGPPGGGGGFPGGGGHGGGHGGGHGRGGFNIPFVPGF; via the coding sequence ATGTTCGCAGTCACGTATCCGCGACGATGCAAAAGACTATATGGGGGAGCTTTGGACACCGTACTTGGCGTGTCGATGGCGCCAAACGCAGTCCGGATGGTGCTGGTCGAAGGCGAAAATGGCGACGGCGCACTAGTTGACCAGGACGAGTTCGACGTCTCCGGCGACGGGGATGGGGCGACTGTCAGTGCGGCCCAACAGGTGGTCTCGGCAATCCTCGGTACCAGGGAAGGTGCCTCTGAGGGTGGCTACCAGCTGGCCTCGACCGGTGTGACCTGGCGGGATCCGGCCCAGGCCGCTGCGCTGCGTGAGGCACTGGCCAACCAGAAAATCGAAAAGGTCGTGCTGGTCTCGGCATTCTTGGCCGCGGCGGCCCTGGCACAAGCGGTTGGCAACGAGACCAACTACGCCCACACGGCGCTGCTGTTCATCGAGCCGGAGACCGCGACTCTTGCGGTGGTCGACAGCGCGGATGGCTCGATCGCCGACATCCAGCGACAGCTGCTTTCCGACGACGACGACACCGCGGTTGCCCAGTTGACCGAGCTGGTCTCCAGCGCCGAAAGCCTGGAGACACATCCGGACGCCATATTCGTCGTCGGCTCCGGTGTCGACATCCCGATGATCAAGCCGGCGCTGGAGACCGCGACCGCGCTTCCGGTGACCGCGGCGGAGGAACCCGATACTGCGCTGGCCCGAGGCGCGGCACTGGCCTCGGCTAACACCCCCCTCTTCGTGTCGTCGACGGCCGCGCTGGCCTACGCACAGGACCCCGGTACCGGCGCGCTGGACCCCTACCGGCTCGACGCCGCCTACTTCAACGACGTCTCCGACAGCGTGGAAACAGGCGAGGGGCCGTTGGCTTACAGCGCCGTCCCGGACAGCGTCGTGCCCGACAGTGCGGTCCCCGATGATCAGCCGGAGCGCAAGCCGTTCCCGGTGCTCGCGAGCATCGTGACGTCGATCTTCGTCATTGGTGTTGCGGCCCTTGCGCTTTCGCTGGCCGTCAGTATCCGGTCGTCAACCGACGTCAAGCCCGACCCCGGGCACAACGTCGTGACACCGTCGGCGCCGGCACCGGCAGCCCACGCTCCCGCGCCGACACCGCAAGCCCCCGCGCCCGCACCGCAGGCTCCCGCACCGGCGCCGGCCCCGCAGGCTCCGGCGCCGGCACCGCAAGAGCCCGCTCCGGCTCCACAGGCTCCCGCACCGGCTCCGCAAGAGCCCGCTCCGGCGCCACGGGCTCCCGCACCCGCGCCGCCCCCGGCTCCGGTTCCGGAGGCTCCGGCCCCTGCCCCGGCGCCGGTGCCCATCCCCGTGCCCGTGCAGATCCCGGTCCCTATTTTTGGTCCCCCCGGCGGTGGCGGGGGCTTCCCGGGCGGCGGCGGCCATGGCGGCGGCCATGGCGGCGGGCACGGTCGCGGCGGGTTCAACATCCCATTCGTCCCCGGCTTCTGA
- a CDS encoding cytochrome P450 gives MAGRRGAAPGRTVTASLPPGPSLPPVVQSVLYLKFREWFLPAMHRKYGDVFSLRVPPYANDLVVYSRPEHIKEIFTADPKTLHAGEGNKILSFVMGEHSVLMTDEAEHARMRSLLVPAFTRAALHGYRDMIATIAREHIARWPAGEHINSLDCMNALTLDVILRVVFGVADPNVKDELTIRLQDIVNIHPVILAVLRYPSLKRVNPWRRFVENQRKIDEILYREIASRRVASDLNARTDVLSRLLQTKDTSAIPLTNAELRDQLITLLLAGHETTAAALSWTLWEIAQAPDIQSQVINAAVGDDDGFLEAVFKEGMRRHTVIVSTARKLTVPRQIGGWRLPAGAVVNTSILLAHASEESHPNPREFRPSRFLDGNVAPNTWLPFGGGVRRCLGFGFALTEGVVILQEIFRQFTITAAEPTKSETPLVRNITTVPKHGARLRLTPQRPVW, from the coding sequence CTGGCCGGGCGCCGAGGCGCAGCGCCAGGCCGCACGGTGACCGCGAGCCTGCCTCCGGGGCCGTCGCTACCCCCGGTTGTACAAAGCGTGCTGTACCTGAAGTTTCGGGAATGGTTTTTGCCGGCGATGCACCGCAAGTACGGCGATGTGTTCTCGCTGCGGGTGCCCCCGTACGCCAACGACCTCGTCGTCTATTCCCGTCCCGAACACATCAAAGAGATTTTCACGGCAGACCCCAAGACGCTGCACGCCGGTGAAGGCAACAAGATCCTGAGTTTTGTCATGGGCGAGCACTCGGTGCTGATGACCGACGAAGCCGAGCATGCGCGGATGCGATCGCTGCTCGTGCCTGCGTTCACCCGGGCCGCACTGCACGGATACCGCGACATGATCGCCACCATCGCGCGGGAGCACATCGCGCGCTGGCCCGCCGGCGAGCACATCAACAGTCTTGATTGCATGAACGCGCTCACCCTCGACGTCATCCTGCGGGTGGTGTTTGGGGTCGCCGACCCAAACGTCAAGGACGAGTTGACCATTCGTCTACAAGACATCGTCAACATCCATCCCGTGATCCTCGCAGTGCTTCGGTACCCCTCCCTCAAACGCGTGAATCCGTGGAGGCGCTTTGTGGAGAACCAACGCAAGATCGACGAGATCCTCTACCGCGAAATCGCTTCCCGCCGTGTCGCTTCAGACCTCAATGCCCGCACCGACGTGTTGTCCCGGCTCCTGCAAACCAAAGACACGTCCGCGATTCCGCTCACGAATGCCGAGCTCCGCGACCAGCTCATTACCTTGCTGCTGGCCGGCCATGAAACGACCGCCGCGGCGCTGTCCTGGACACTCTGGGAAATCGCCCAGGCGCCGGACATCCAAAGCCAGGTGATCAACGCAGCGGTCGGCGACGACGACGGCTTTCTGGAAGCGGTCTTTAAAGAAGGGATGCGCCGGCACACGGTAATTGTCTCCACCGCAAGGAAACTCACCGTCCCGAGGCAGATCGGCGGCTGGAGACTCCCGGCGGGGGCGGTGGTCAACACGTCGATCCTGCTGGCCCACGCGAGCGAGGAATCACACCCCAATCCACGCGAGTTCCGTCCCAGCCGCTTCCTCGACGGCAACGTGGCGCCGAACACGTGGCTCCCCTTCGGCGGGGGAGTGCGCCGATGCCTCGGCTTCGGGTTCGCACTTACCGAGGGTGTCGTCATCCTGCAAGAGATCTTCCGCCAGTTCACCATCACCGCCGCGGAACCGACCAAGAGTGAGACTCCGCTGGTCCGCAACATCACCACCGTCCCCAAACATGGTGCGCGCCTGCGGCTTACCCCGCAGCGCCCGGTTTGGTGA